The Paenibacillus sp. BIC5C1 DNA segment GCACTCAGCCTTATGGGATAGCCATGTTTGAGCAGGGAAGGAATTTCGTCGCCCGTGCGAATTCTCCTTATACCAATTGGGTGTATCTGTACATGACGCCCTTTGACCAAATGTTTAAGCAGATCCAGTTTGTCAAACAGCTGGTGACCGTCATTTTTATCATGATATTCCTGGCGGCGCTTATATTCGGAGCCAAGTTTTCCCGCAGCATTACACAGCCCATCGCCCAGTTGATCAAGAAAATGCGCAATATCGAAAAGGGCGACTTGGATAAGTTGGAGGAAGCAGCGCTAGGCAATGTCCCGGCATCTTCACAGAACGAGGTGGGATTGTTGCATCGCACGTTCAAGATGATGGTACAGCGTATACGCGAACTCATTGACGAGAATTATGCGAAGCAACTCGTGATCCGAGAGACTGAATTGAAAGCGCTTCAGGCTCAGATTAATCCACATTTTCTATATAACACACTGGAATCCATCAACTGGCTTGCCAAAGTACAGAAGCAGCATCAAATCTCCGAAATGGTTGAGGCTCTTGGATTCCTGCTACGAAGCTCGGTGAACATGTCCGAGAAGTGGATCACTTTGGAAAGGGAACTGGAGATTGTTCGCAGTTATGTGACGATCCAGCACACGCGATTCGAGGAAAGACTTGATTTTGACATGGACATTGCGCCTGAAGTGGGAACTGCACGTATTCCAAAGCTGACATTGCAACCATTGGTGGAGAACGCCATTCATTATGCATTGGAGCCAAGCATAGAACCTTGCCGTATTCGGATTAGAGCGAGAGCAGATGGAGACAACGTTGTAATTGAGGTGGAGGACGATGGTCCGGGCATGACTCCCGAATTTCTGGAGCAATTGCAAGAGGGACGGGTACAGACGAGGGGACAGGGGATCGGACTGTCGAACATCAAAGAGCGGATCAGATTGACCTTCGGCGAAGAGGGCGAGATGATCATGAGCAGCAATCCCGGATCAGGGACCGTAGTATCGATCAGAATACCTTGGATTAGAGAGGACGATGACGATGTACAAAGTGATGCTCGTAGATGATGAACGTGTCATTCTGGAGGGGATTTCGCAAGTCGTGGATTGGGCTGCAGCGGGAACGGAACTGGTGGATACCGCGAGAAACGGAATTGAAGCGCTGGATA contains these protein-coding regions:
- a CDS encoding sensor histidine kinase is translated as MSRIKNAFTKLPIHHKTILLIGLLMMISFTFYVSVLGYVFGIYDRQIYEKSSQVLNMSSVGIENQLREISNLSFKVMSDEPLQQYLLQLDKANSGYEKNGLRKKITNRLVAYAGSEKYVYSMIFIDNDNNVMAAGNREGISEKKQSELVALGQQYSGSNAWYTGGDQQARLLSVRQVKSFTGGAFTLEKLGTLVIRVRLDRIVQDQMQHPAEDSQLLITDGREVIYPTESTVSKSEIESELKRTQPYGIAMFEQGRNFVARANSPYTNWVYLYMTPFDQMFKQIQFVKQLVTVIFIMIFLAALIFGAKFSRSITQPIAQLIKKMRNIEKGDLDKLEEAALGNVPASSQNEVGLLHRTFKMMVQRIRELIDENYAKQLVIRETELKALQAQINPHFLYNTLESINWLAKVQKQHQISEMVEALGFLLRSSVNMSEKWITLERELEIVRSYVTIQHTRFEERLDFDMDIAPEVGTARIPKLTLQPLVENAIHYALEPSIEPCRIRIRARADGDNVVIEVEDDGPGMTPEFLEQLQEGRVQTRGQGIGLSNIKERIRLTFGEEGEMIMSSNPGSGTVVSIRIPWIREDDDDVQSDARR